In a genomic window of Bradyrhizobium sp. LLZ17:
- a CDS encoding ABC transporter substrate-binding protein — translation MRARMIILLSSLSLLVPQMAVAASDKVVIGDIDDMSGVYADVIGPGGETAARMAIDDFGGNILGKKIELLVSDHQNKPDLGSQSFREFVDRDGVTMVLGGSNTGVNLAMATIAKEKKTPFFSIGAAGASLTGKDCTPYTVHYAYDTTALANGTASTVVKDGGKSWFFVTADYAFGTQLQQAASKVVEANGGKVVGSVRVPLGTSDFSSYLLQAQSSGAHVLGLANAGEDFTNSIKAANEFGIARTMKPAALLAFITDIHALGLSTAQGLYLTTGWYWDLNDKTRAFSKRFFERTGREPTMTQAAYYSATLTYLNAVKAVGSTDPDKVMAQLRRTKINDMFTSGGVIRPDGLMEHEMYIMQVKTPVQSKYPWDYYRLVRAIPGDQAFGALPDSACPLLSH, via the coding sequence ATGCGCGCTCGCATGATCATACTGCTCTCAAGTCTTTCGCTGTTGGTACCGCAGATGGCCGTTGCGGCGTCCGACAAGGTGGTCATTGGTGACATAGACGACATGTCAGGCGTCTATGCTGATGTGATCGGACCTGGCGGCGAGACCGCCGCCAGAATGGCGATCGACGATTTTGGAGGCAACATACTCGGCAAGAAAATCGAGCTGCTTGTCTCTGATCATCAAAACAAACCAGACCTTGGTTCGCAAAGCTTTCGTGAATTTGTGGACCGGGACGGTGTGACGATGGTTCTCGGCGGCTCAAACACGGGGGTTAACCTTGCGATGGCTACCATCGCAAAGGAAAAGAAAACCCCCTTCTTCTCTATCGGCGCGGCTGGTGCCTCCCTTACCGGAAAAGACTGCACGCCATATACGGTACACTACGCATACGATACGACAGCGCTCGCGAACGGGACTGCGAGCACGGTTGTCAAGGACGGCGGCAAGTCCTGGTTCTTTGTAACAGCCGATTATGCCTTTGGCACCCAGCTACAGCAGGCAGCGTCGAAGGTTGTCGAAGCCAACGGAGGAAAGGTGGTCGGTTCAGTCCGGGTGCCGCTGGGGACCTCCGATTTTTCAAGTTATCTACTTCAGGCCCAGAGCTCCGGCGCGCATGTGCTGGGGCTTGCAAACGCCGGCGAGGATTTTACGAACTCAATCAAGGCCGCCAACGAATTTGGAATCGCCCGGACCATGAAGCCGGCGGCGCTGCTGGCTTTCATTACCGATATCCACGCCCTCGGGCTAAGCACCGCTCAAGGTCTCTACCTCACGACTGGCTGGTACTGGGACCTTAACGACAAAACCCGTGCATTTTCCAAGCGCTTTTTTGAACGCACCGGACGCGAGCCGACGATGACGCAAGCCGCGTATTATTCGGCGACGCTCACCTACTTGAACGCTGTAAAGGCTGTCGGATCAACTGATCCGGACAAGGTCATGGCACAGCTCCGAAGAACAAAGATCAACGACATGTTCACGTCCGGTGGAGTGATCCGTCCAGATGGGCTTATGGAGCATGAAATGTACATCATGCAGGTCAAAACACCGGTACAATCGAAGTACCCGTGGGACTACTACCGTCTGGTTCGTGCGATTCCCGGAGATCAGGCCTTTGGGGCGCTTCCTGACAGTGCCTGTCCGCTGCTGAGCCACTAG
- a CDS encoding twin-arginine translocation signal domain-containing protein, with translation MSTRNISRVTRRRFVKQAGLALAAAPLISAPFVTQALADTKALSIVQWSHFVPEYDKWFDAFAKDWGDKNKLSVTVDHIPVGNIAARAAAEASAGAGHDIFGWNGSGGAHLYRKFLVDLTSLVDATEKKYGEISTIGRQIGYNQDDKTWSAFP, from the coding sequence ATGAGCACAAGAAACATCTCGCGTGTCACGAGACGTAGGTTCGTGAAGCAAGCGGGGCTTGCACTGGCTGCTGCCCCATTGATTTCCGCGCCATTCGTGACACAAGCCTTAGCGGATACCAAGGCGCTGTCCATCGTGCAATGGAGCCATTTCGTCCCCGAATACGACAAGTGGTTCGACGCATTCGCTAAGGACTGGGGCGACAAGAACAAACTTTCAGTCACCGTCGACCACATTCCGGTCGGGAATATTGCTGCACGTGCGGCTGCCGAAGCCTCCGCCGGAGCGGGTCACGACATCTTCGGATGGAACGGCTCCGGCGGCGCACATCTCTATCGCAAATTCCTGGTCGATCTGACTAGTCTGGTCGATGCGACCGAGAAGAAGTACGGCGAGATTTCCACCATCGGCCGCCAGATAGGCTATAACCAGGACGACAAGACCTGGTCGGCTTTCCCCTGA
- a CDS encoding extracellular solute-binding protein, giving the protein MYRKSMWDEIGVAPDTWDNVRKGGAKLKTKGHPVGISLGHSNDPNTTWRGLLWAFGGALQDESGKKVVLDSKETLEAVKFVAALYNEAMTSEVLSWDDSSNNRYLASGVGSMIINPISAYRTFQKSNPKGADDTFVMVPPKGPARQIMGGSAEYYGIWKFAKNQEGAIEFLKYYADHWPEAFKASEGYNNPCFANLVPKPMPILSNDPTSTPSDKLAMLQGSDAWSAAPGYPGPSWPAVDEVYNDFVICDMMAKAAVGQLSAEEAVKWAAQQSEAVFKKWQGS; this is encoded by the coding sequence ATGTATCGCAAGAGCATGTGGGACGAGATCGGAGTAGCGCCGGATACCTGGGACAACGTGCGCAAAGGCGGCGCCAAGCTGAAGACCAAAGGTCATCCGGTGGGCATTTCGCTCGGCCATAGCAATGACCCGAACACGACCTGGCGCGGCTTATTGTGGGCGTTCGGTGGCGCGCTACAGGACGAGTCTGGCAAGAAGGTCGTGCTCGACAGCAAGGAGACGCTTGAAGCCGTCAAGTTCGTGGCAGCGCTCTACAACGAGGCTATGACGTCAGAAGTGCTGTCATGGGACGATTCCAGCAACAACCGCTACCTTGCTTCCGGTGTCGGATCGATGATCATCAACCCGATCTCGGCCTACCGGACGTTTCAGAAAAGTAATCCGAAAGGAGCGGACGACACTTTCGTGATGGTGCCGCCGAAGGGACCGGCGCGCCAGATCATGGGCGGCTCGGCGGAGTACTACGGTATCTGGAAGTTCGCCAAGAATCAGGAAGGCGCGATCGAGTTCCTCAAGTACTACGCCGACCATTGGCCCGAGGCCTTCAAGGCAAGCGAAGGCTATAACAACCCGTGCTTCGCCAACCTCGTACCGAAGCCGATGCCGATCCTGTCAAATGACCCCACCTCGACACCCAGCGACAAGTTGGCGATGCTCCAAGGCTCGGACGCGTGGTCGGCCGCTCCTGGTTATCCCGGGCCGTCGTGGCCCGCCGTCGACGAGGTCTATAACGACTTTGTCATCTGCGACATGATGGCGAAGGCGGCGGTGGGCCAGCTGTCCGCAGAGGAAGCGGTCAAATGGGCCGCACAGCAAAGTGAAGCTGTCTTCAAAAAATGGCAGGGCAGCTAG
- a CDS encoding ABC transporter ATP-binding protein, with protein sequence MAEVLAKDIVKSFGGEAPAVNGITLAVPDGEFMVLLGPSGCGKTTLLRIICGLEKQTSGDLLIDGRIVNEIPPRARGVAMMFQSYGLYPHYTVRNNISFPLRTQRVPTVAIDKKVEWASQLLGIGHLLERRPRQLSGGERQRVALARALVREPTALLLDEPLSNLDAKLRTSARQEIRQFQQRVGLTTIYVTHDQVEAMGMGDRIAVIDKGTIRQVGTPVEIYNDPADLFVATFVGAPPMNIVTRKGGGYLGFRPENFLPRAMVDDESAAEFSFRVDRSEYLGSERIVYGVLEGFDSGQPITAKLPGAHVAEASIRTGDWHAFAVNRNSLRYFNGNGNRITPH encoded by the coding sequence ATGGCCGAAGTTCTTGCCAAAGACATCGTCAAGTCGTTTGGGGGCGAAGCGCCAGCCGTCAACGGAATCACCTTGGCGGTGCCTGACGGGGAGTTCATGGTGCTGCTCGGGCCCTCAGGTTGCGGTAAAACGACGCTGCTGCGGATCATCTGTGGCCTCGAAAAGCAGACCAGCGGCGACCTTCTGATCGACGGCCGCATCGTAAACGAGATACCCCCACGCGCTCGCGGCGTGGCGATGATGTTCCAGAGCTATGGCCTCTATCCGCATTACACGGTGCGGAACAACATCTCTTTCCCGCTGCGTACGCAGCGAGTTCCAACAGTCGCAATCGACAAGAAAGTCGAGTGGGCCTCGCAGCTGCTAGGCATCGGGCATCTGCTCGAGCGACGGCCGCGGCAACTGTCTGGCGGGGAGCGTCAGCGCGTTGCTTTGGCGCGTGCTCTGGTCCGAGAACCGACCGCGCTGCTGCTCGATGAACCGCTTTCCAACCTGGATGCCAAGTTGCGCACATCGGCCCGCCAGGAGATCAGACAATTTCAGCAACGCGTCGGGCTCACCACAATCTATGTGACACATGACCAAGTCGAGGCAATGGGGATGGGCGACCGCATCGCCGTGATTGATAAGGGGACGATTCGCCAAGTGGGAACACCGGTAGAGATCTATAATGATCCCGCCGATCTCTTCGTCGCGACCTTTGTCGGCGCGCCGCCCATGAACATCGTGACTCGCAAGGGCGGCGGGTATCTAGGTTTCCGTCCTGAGAACTTCCTGCCGAGGGCGATGGTCGACGATGAAAGTGCAGCCGAATTTTCGTTCCGGGTGGATCGCTCGGAATATCTCGGCTCGGAGCGGATCGTCTACGGGGTGCTGGAAGGCTTCGATTCGGGGCAGCCGATCACCGCCAAGCTGCCCGGCGCCCACGTCGCCGAGGCAAGTATCCGCACCGGCGACTGGCACGCATTCGCAGTGAACAGGAACTCGCTTCGGTACTTCAACGGGAACGGCAACCGAATCACTCCCCATTGA
- a CDS encoding carbohydrate ABC transporter permease, giving the protein MAVIAETIPRPASRLRFLLDRRDLLEVVLIAPAILYVLLLVGLPLLLAIYYSVSAYTIYNPTWRFVGLANFEQIIQDPTFTHTLANTFIFTFGSQLLGLVLGKFGAFLLLRPFPGRKLVRALIILPFAVPVALATIAWRWMFDSLYSVITWTLVAMGLVDRANAPNWLGDPHLAMLCVIIINAWRFFPFAIVIFLAGITAVPQDVLDAATIDGAGFWRRNYQIILPMILPIVAIGLIFGIVFTFTDLSIVFLLTQGGPVGATSVLGFAGFQTGIVSGDISHGAAISLFMLPVLLIVVVFMLRFIRRREI; this is encoded by the coding sequence ATGGCCGTCATCGCTGAAACAATCCCAAGACCGGCGTCCCGGCTTCGATTCCTGCTGGACCGACGCGATCTGCTCGAAGTGGTCCTGATCGCACCGGCGATCCTCTATGTTCTTTTGCTGGTTGGATTACCGCTGCTGCTGGCGATCTATTACTCGGTCAGCGCTTACACCATCTACAATCCGACCTGGCGCTTTGTCGGGCTGGCGAACTTTGAGCAGATCATCCAAGACCCTACCTTCACCCATACATTGGCCAACACGTTCATCTTCACCTTCGGATCCCAACTGCTCGGGTTGGTTCTCGGAAAGTTCGGCGCCTTCCTGTTGCTGCGGCCATTCCCCGGACGAAAACTTGTGCGGGCGCTGATCATCCTGCCCTTCGCGGTGCCGGTTGCGCTCGCGACCATCGCCTGGCGTTGGATGTTCGATTCGCTCTACAGCGTCATCACCTGGACGTTGGTTGCTATGGGGCTCGTCGACCGCGCAAACGCGCCGAACTGGCTTGGCGATCCTCATCTGGCGATGTTATGCGTGATCATCATTAATGCTTGGCGTTTTTTTCCATTTGCCATCGTGATCTTCCTCGCCGGCATCACCGCGGTTCCGCAGGATGTGCTCGATGCCGCGACGATCGACGGCGCCGGCTTTTGGCGCCGTAACTACCAGATTATCCTGCCGATGATTCTGCCTATCGTCGCGATTGGCCTGATTTTCGGCATCGTGTTCACGTTTACCGATCTGTCGATCGTTTTTCTACTGACCCAAGGCGGCCCAGTCGGAGCGACTTCGGTGCTGGGTTTTGCGGGCTTCCAGACGGGCATCGTCTCAGGCGACATTTCGCATGGCGCGGCCATCTCTCTGTTTATGTTGCCGGTGCTCCTGATCGTTGTTGTTTTTATGCTTCGCTTCATTCGTCGCCGGGAGATCTGA
- a CDS encoding carbohydrate ABC transporter permease encodes MRPAISRSLGQVAFFTALAFFVILAAFPFYWMLITAFKPNSDLYNLSNNPFWFNQRPTLDHVMYLFKETLFARWLLNSLLIGVCVVMITLVTAVPAGYALARMTSRRGETFGIAIFLTYLVPPTLLFLPLSRIIAELGLQNSMWSLVLVYPTFTIPFCSWLLMGFFKALPVEIEEAAIVDGCSVFGAFIKMAVPLSVPAILTVVIFTFTLTLQEFVYALTFISSSDQKPITLGVSTDLIRGDVFFWGEIMAGALIAAAPVAIAYNLFLDRFISGITGGPSNNHGCGEHLNAGG; translated from the coding sequence ATGCGCCCCGCGATTTCCCGCTCGCTAGGTCAGGTCGCGTTCTTTACCGCATTGGCATTTTTCGTAATCCTTGCAGCGTTCCCGTTCTACTGGATGCTGATCACCGCATTCAAACCGAACAGTGACCTCTACAACCTCAGCAATAACCCGTTCTGGTTCAATCAACGACCGACGCTCGATCATGTGATGTACCTCTTCAAGGAGACGTTGTTCGCACGTTGGTTGTTAAACTCGCTGCTCATCGGCGTCTGTGTCGTCATGATCACTCTCGTCACTGCGGTGCCCGCGGGTTATGCCCTCGCCCGCATGACGAGTCGAAGGGGAGAGACGTTCGGCATCGCGATCTTCCTGACGTATCTCGTACCGCCAACCTTGCTGTTTCTGCCGCTATCCCGAATCATCGCCGAACTCGGCCTGCAAAATTCGATGTGGTCATTGGTGCTGGTCTATCCGACGTTCACGATCCCGTTCTGCTCATGGCTACTGATGGGATTCTTCAAGGCACTGCCGGTCGAGATCGAGGAAGCAGCGATCGTCGACGGCTGCAGCGTGTTCGGCGCGTTCATCAAGATGGCCGTTCCGCTGTCTGTGCCGGCTATCCTGACCGTGGTGATCTTCACTTTCACCCTGACCCTGCAGGAGTTCGTCTATGCACTGACCTTCATCTCATCGTCCGACCAGAAGCCGATCACCCTAGGCGTATCGACCGATCTGATCCGTGGCGATGTGTTTTTCTGGGGCGAGATTATGGCTGGCGCCTTGATCGCCGCTGCCCCGGTGGCTATCGCATACAATCTGTTCCTGGATCGCTTCATTTCCGGCATCACCGGGGGGCCGTCAAATAACCATGGCTGCGGCGAACATCTCAACGCCGGAGGCTGA
- a CDS encoding SDR family oxidoreductase — protein MSEAAAPTSTPTAIAPEHPASRFPVVLEGQPALVTGANSGIGKAVALGLAASGADVVVNYIVDPAAAEEVAHTIEASGRRAISIKADVSDEEQVKSMFAQAIDHFGTLHILVNNAGLQRDAAFDRLTLAQWNKVIGVNLTGQFLCARDAIREFMRRGVVGEISAAAGKLVFMSSVHQEIPWAGHVNYASSKGGVMQLMRSIAQEVAPLAIRANGVAPGAIRTPINRPAWETPEAYERLMSLVPYKRIGEPEDIAQAVAWLASDAADYVTGTTLFVDGGMSLYPGFASGG, from the coding sequence ATGAGTGAGGCAGCAGCCCCGACTTCCACGCCAACAGCGATCGCTCCCGAGCATCCGGCCAGCCGCTTCCCCGTCGTGCTCGAAGGCCAGCCGGCGCTGGTCACCGGAGCTAACTCCGGAATCGGAAAGGCGGTCGCGCTCGGACTAGCGGCAAGCGGTGCCGACGTGGTGGTCAACTACATCGTCGATCCCGCAGCAGCGGAAGAGGTCGCCCACACGATCGAGGCCTCCGGTCGGCGGGCGATCTCGATCAAGGCGGACGTGAGCGACGAGGAGCAAGTTAAGTCGATGTTCGCACAGGCCATCGACCATTTCGGAACGTTGCACATCCTGGTGAACAATGCTGGACTGCAGCGCGACGCTGCTTTTGATCGCCTGACGCTCGCTCAGTGGAACAAGGTGATCGGCGTGAACCTCACAGGGCAATTCCTCTGCGCCCGCGACGCTATCCGGGAATTCATGAGGCGCGGGGTAGTCGGCGAGATCTCGGCCGCCGCCGGCAAGCTCGTCTTCATGAGCTCGGTCCACCAGGAGATCCCCTGGGCGGGTCACGTCAACTACGCTTCTTCCAAGGGCGGCGTGATGCAGTTGATGCGAAGCATCGCCCAGGAAGTCGCCCCCTTGGCGATCCGCGCCAACGGCGTAGCGCCGGGCGCCATTCGCACGCCCATCAATCGTCCCGCATGGGAGACCCCGGAGGCCTACGAACGGCTGATGTCCTTGGTGCCGTACAAGCGCATCGGAGAGCCGGAGGACATCGCGCAGGCGGTGGCCTGGCTCGCTTCGGATGCAGCCGACTACGTGACCGGCACCACGCTCTTCGTAGACGGAGGAATGAGCCTCTACCCGGGATTCGCGAGCGGCGGCTGA
- a CDS encoding glycoside hydrolase family 15 protein, with product MSRIEDYALIGDCETAALVGLDGSIDWLCLPRFDSDSVFAKLLGGDNNGCWLIRPDEQHSASRHYRPGTLILETTFKTDNGCVRLTDFMPPKVNGSKIVRIVEGLAGKIRMCTELVVRFDYGVTVPWTSRLDDGALSAVAGAHMLVLRTGAALRGGSEKIVGSFSVEPGQQLTFVLSYQPSYLPVEAPIDPEEALRETDRFWRDWSGRCNQEGPYSDAVVRSLVTLKALTFRPSGGIVAAPTTSLPEQIGGSRNWDYRFCWVRDATLTLLALMGAGYYDEARRWRDWLLRAVAGDPTQLQIMYGVTGERRLTEWEVPWLAGYEGSKPVRIGNAAHAQLQLDVYGELMDALHQARCGGLPENERAWDIQCALLHHLKSIWTEPDEGIWEVRGGRRHFTYSKVMAWVAFDRAIKSADEFGMAGPVDEWKELRAEIHDDVCRRGYDPKRQSFVQVYGESLLDASLLLIPAVGFLPPEDPRVTSTISAIEQDLLTDGFVRRYDTGSADDGLPPGEGMFLACSFWLADAYQMVGRHADAVKLFERLLGLCNDVGLLSEEYDAPRRRLVGNFPQAFSHIALVNTAHNLTHAEKPFEQRRGSTTRRLSTKLNDRVGGTHE from the coding sequence ATGTCTCGAATTGAGGATTACGCGCTCATCGGCGATTGCGAGACGGCCGCCCTGGTCGGGCTGGACGGTTCGATCGACTGGCTGTGCCTGCCGCGCTTCGATTCGGACAGCGTATTCGCCAAGCTCCTCGGGGGCGACAACAACGGGTGTTGGCTGATCCGACCAGATGAACAGCATTCGGCCTCTCGCCACTACCGGCCCGGAACGTTGATCCTCGAGACCACGTTCAAGACCGATAACGGTTGCGTGCGGCTGACCGATTTCATGCCGCCGAAGGTGAACGGTTCGAAAATCGTCAGGATCGTGGAAGGGCTCGCAGGGAAAATCCGGATGTGCACGGAACTGGTCGTGCGCTTCGACTACGGGGTGACGGTGCCCTGGACAAGCCGTCTCGATGACGGCGCGCTGAGCGCCGTCGCCGGTGCTCACATGCTGGTGCTCAGGACCGGCGCTGCTTTGCGCGGCGGATCCGAGAAAATCGTGGGCTCCTTTTCTGTCGAGCCGGGCCAGCAGCTGACATTCGTGCTGTCGTACCAGCCATCGTACCTCCCGGTGGAGGCGCCGATTGATCCAGAAGAAGCCCTCCGAGAGACCGACCGCTTCTGGCGTGATTGGTCCGGTCGCTGCAATCAGGAAGGCCCCTATTCCGATGCCGTTGTCCGATCGCTCGTCACGCTGAAGGCCCTGACGTTCAGGCCGTCGGGCGGGATCGTAGCGGCGCCCACGACCTCGCTTCCGGAGCAGATCGGTGGATCGAGAAATTGGGACTACCGCTTCTGCTGGGTTCGCGATGCCACCCTGACGCTCCTGGCTCTTATGGGCGCCGGCTACTACGACGAGGCGCGCCGTTGGCGGGACTGGCTGTTGCGCGCGGTCGCGGGCGACCCGACGCAGCTTCAGATCATGTACGGAGTGACGGGCGAGCGCCGCCTCACCGAATGGGAGGTGCCATGGCTCGCCGGATATGAGGGATCGAAGCCCGTCCGCATCGGCAACGCGGCGCATGCGCAGCTTCAGCTTGACGTCTATGGCGAGTTGATGGACGCGCTTCACCAGGCCCGTTGCGGGGGACTACCCGAGAACGAGCGAGCCTGGGACATTCAATGTGCACTGCTGCACCATCTCAAATCGATTTGGACCGAACCGGACGAAGGGATCTGGGAGGTTCGGGGCGGGCGCCGGCATTTCACATATTCCAAGGTGATGGCCTGGGTCGCCTTCGACCGCGCGATCAAGAGCGCCGACGAGTTCGGAATGGCAGGGCCTGTCGATGAATGGAAGGAGCTCCGCGCCGAGATCCACGATGATGTCTGCAGGCGCGGCTACGATCCTAAACGGCAGTCCTTTGTCCAAGTCTACGGCGAGTCCCTACTGGACGCCAGCCTGCTGCTGATCCCGGCCGTCGGCTTTCTTCCGCCGGAAGATCCCCGCGTGACCTCCACAATCTCGGCCATCGAGCAGGACCTTCTGACTGACGGCTTCGTCCGCCGCTACGACACGGGCTCGGCCGATGACGGGCTGCCTCCAGGCGAGGGCATGTTTCTCGCTTGCAGCTTCTGGCTCGCCGACGCCTATCAGATGGTCGGCCGACATGCCGACGCCGTCAAGCTGTTTGAGCGCCTCTTGGGTCTTTGCAACGACGTCGGCCTGCTTTCCGAGGAATACGACGCGCCACGTCGTCGATTGGTGGGAAATTTCCCGCAGGCGTTCTCGCATATCGCCCTGGTGAACACAGCGCACAATCTGACGCACGCCGAGAAACCATTCGAACAACGCCGCGGCAGCACCACTCGCCGACTGTCGACAAAGTTGAATGACCGCGTGGGAGGAACACATGAGTGA
- a CDS encoding SDR family oxidoreductase, whose translation MPVKPSQVVVITGASAGVGRAAAHRFAQAGFSIGLIARDGTALQEVRDEVEKLGGRAIVLPLDVADADAVFAAADRIAATFGHIDVWVNDAMVTVFSPVWRMTPDEFRRVTEVTYLGFVHGTMAALRHMRAANRGSIIQIGSALAYRGIPLQSAYCGAKHAIRGFTDSLRAELISERSGINLTMLQLPAVNTPQFDWARAHMRRGPRPVAPVVEPEVIADVVFHAANKPAREYWIGLSTLKVILANMVLPSFMDWYLAKVCIGGQQTNNPIGPDRIDNLYKPAHSLHRTRGSFSAESRNAAVVARGTVARLVPYAATLIAAGALGVLFVFKRPRRQ comes from the coding sequence CTGCCGGTCAAGCCAAGTCAGGTGGTCGTCATCACCGGTGCGTCTGCAGGCGTCGGTCGTGCGGCGGCCCATCGGTTCGCGCAGGCGGGTTTCTCGATCGGGCTCATTGCGCGGGACGGCACAGCTCTCCAGGAAGTTCGTGACGAGGTGGAAAAGCTGGGCGGTCGAGCCATCGTTCTTCCTCTCGACGTCGCGGATGCCGACGCCGTATTTGCGGCCGCTGACCGCATCGCAGCAACCTTCGGACACATCGATGTGTGGGTGAACGACGCTATGGTGACGGTGTTTTCGCCGGTGTGGAGAATGACACCAGATGAATTCCGTCGCGTCACCGAGGTTACCTATCTCGGATTCGTACACGGCACCATGGCCGCACTCCGCCATATGCGGGCGGCAAATCGAGGATCGATCATCCAGATCGGCTCGGCACTGGCGTATCGCGGCATTCCTCTGCAGTCGGCCTATTGCGGAGCCAAGCACGCCATCAGGGGCTTCACCGATTCGCTGCGTGCCGAACTCATCAGCGAGCGAAGCGGGATCAACTTGACCATGCTGCAGTTGCCGGCCGTAAACACCCCTCAATTTGACTGGGCAAGGGCCCATATGCGCCGTGGGCCGCGACCGGTTGCGCCGGTCGTCGAGCCAGAAGTGATAGCGGACGTTGTCTTCCACGCGGCGAACAAGCCGGCGCGGGAGTATTGGATCGGCTTGAGCACGCTCAAGGTCATCCTTGCCAATATGGTCTTACCGAGCTTCATGGACTGGTATCTCGCGAAGGTCTGCATTGGAGGCCAGCAGACAAACAACCCGATCGGACCCGATCGCATCGACAATCTTTACAAGCCAGCACATTCTCTGCACCGAACGCGAGGCAGCTTCAGCGCGGAATCAAGAAATGCAGCAGTCGTAGCTCGCGGCACTGTCGCCCGGTTGGTTCCTTATGCTGCCACCCTGATCGCGGCAGGCGCGCTCGGAGTGCTGTTCGTATTCAAGCGGCCACGGCGCCAGTGA
- a CDS encoding sensory rhodopsin transducer, protein MRELGCTVWAIPEGYIPSGSVSDAHDLVSHEAACFLNTGDRDVEIKITLFFENRDPVGPFLVTVPARRTLHMRFNDLADPAPVPRDTSYASLIEANAPIVVQHTRLDSRQPAMALLTTIAFPAN, encoded by the coding sequence ATGCGAGAGCTCGGCTGCACCGTTTGGGCGATTCCGGAAGGGTATATTCCCAGTGGTAGCGTCAGCGACGCCCATGATCTCGTCTCGCACGAAGCAGCTTGCTTCCTGAACACGGGAGACCGGGACGTCGAGATCAAGATCACGTTGTTCTTCGAAAACCGCGACCCTGTCGGTCCCTTTCTCGTCACCGTACCTGCCAGGCGAACGCTGCACATGCGCTTCAATGACCTTGCCGACCCCGCGCCGGTGCCACGTGACACCAGCTACGCCTCGCTCATCGAGGCGAATGCACCGATCGTGGTTCAGCATACAAGGCTCGATTCGCGACAGCCGGCAATGGCGTTGCTGACCACCATTGCCTTTCCGGCGAACTAG
- a CDS encoding PPC domain-containing DNA-binding protein has protein sequence MQHKILNKSAGQRTFAVVLETGEEAMDCLASLAKEQRISAAQMTGIGAFSEVVLKYFDWEKREYLNNAVHEQVEVASLMGDVALGPSGEPSIHVHLVVGKRDGVALAGHLGSGVVRPTLEVIITESPAHLRKRRNPQSGLALIRLED, from the coding sequence ATGCAGCACAAGATTCTCAACAAGAGCGCAGGCCAGCGAACCTTTGCAGTGGTGCTTGAGACGGGTGAAGAAGCAATGGATTGCTTGGCTTCACTGGCCAAGGAGCAACGGATCTCAGCGGCACAAATGACGGGGATCGGCGCCTTCAGCGAGGTTGTTCTGAAATACTTCGATTGGGAAAAGAGGGAGTATTTGAATAATGCCGTCCACGAACAGGTCGAGGTGGCGTCTCTGATGGGTGACGTCGCTCTGGGACCCTCAGGCGAGCCGTCGATCCACGTTCATTTGGTGGTCGGCAAGCGCGACGGGGTGGCGCTGGCCGGGCACTTGGGATCCGGTGTGGTGCGTCCAACGCTAGAGGTCATCATTACGGAAAGCCCGGCCCATTTGCGCAAGAGAAGGAATCCTCAAAGCGGGTTGGCGCTGATCAGGTTGGAGGATTGA